ATATCGAAGCGTCCATTGGCGACTTCGCCCATGATCCGGGAAGCGAACGCCGACCACATATTGTCCTGGGGGTAGGCCGAAAAAGCGATAGGCTCCCCGATCATCCGTCTGGACAGTGCTTTGATGAGCTGCCTCTCCATTGGCCAGAAGCCGTACAGCCATCACTTCCACAGCGATCATCGGGTCGCTATCTTCATCGAAGACTCGACCGGCAATGGCTCCTCCCGCGATCAACACGAGATCGAGATCTTGCGCGTGCTGACCTGCGAGAAGCTCGATGAATTCTGTGAAAGCTCGCTCCGATTCTGGAGCGAAGAAGCCGATCTGCGAGGCCCGGAGAGCGTACCTCCCGGGAGCCACATTCTCAAAGGTGAAGCTCCCGCGTGCATCCGCGCGCGTTTCTGCAACGAAAGCGGAGTCTGAATCAGAGACCCGATGCAGCTCGACGCGCGCGTATTTCACTGGACGACCAGTGTTCGAGAGGACCCGTCCAGAGATTTTCCCCGTCGCCGATTGAACGGGATTGGCGACCAGCGGCTGTAGGGAAATGAGGACGACCATCACGGCGATGAGCGGCTCATACCCCCGGCATGCCCGTCGCATACGCTCCTCCGCGCTTCTTTTCGTCGTCTCTTTAGATGAGGGCGACCGTCGCCGTGTTCGATGCCCTCTCGCGACGGGATGCTCTTGCACGCGAGCGGGGAACGAACGTTCGCCCGTTGGCGTATGGGGAAGCGGTCTGGTAAGCTATGGCCTGATGCGGAGCGGAATCGTGTTCGGGATTCGGGCCATTCTCATTATTGCGCTCGTGGGATTGGCGCTCGGCCATCTGGCGCATGGCCAGGATTTCCCGTCCCCCCGAGGCTATGTGAACGACTTCGCCGGTGTGCTCGATCCAGAGAGTCAAGCGCGGATGGAGGCCTTGATCCGCCGAGTACGATCCCAGATGGGGGTGGAGATCGCTATCGTGACCGTCCCCTCGCTCGGGGAGAGGCCCATCGAAGACTACTCGATTGAATTGGCGCGTCGGTGGGGGATTGGACAAAAGGGAGAGGATACGGGCTTGCTCATCCTCGTCGCTCCGAACGAGCGCAAGTGGCGTATTGAAGTCGGATATGGGTTGGAAGGGGAGCTGCCTGACGGGTTGGTCGGAGAGGTGGGTCGTCGCATGGTCCCCTATTTTCGGGAACGGAAATATGGCGAAGGGCTCGAGCTGGGACTTCAGACCATTGTTGCGACGCTCGCCCAAAAGCGCGGCGTGACGATCGAGGATGTTGATGCCTCACTCGCCTATGCGCCAGAACGACGACCTGCTCGAACGACCGGTCTTGGCCTCGTTCTCCTGTTGCTCGTTCTCTTCATTGTTGCCTTTGTCTTAGCGGCGACTACAGGCGTAAGCCGGCGGAAGGGAGGACGCGCCTTGCGGTCGCGGCCCTATCGGGACTCAGATTGGCTTTGGTATCCGATTATCTTCAGCGGCGGGGGATCGGGGGGCTTCGGCGGCCATATCGGCGGCAGCTCTCATGGATGGGGTGGATTTGGGGGAGGAGGCTTTGGCGGCTTCGGCGGGGGATCGTTCGGAGGAGGCGGCGCAAGCGGGAGCTGGTGAGAGATCGCGTGCGGCGAAGTGCGTATGGCGGAGGAGCTGGCCAAGCTCGTCGAAGGATTGAAAGCGGCGCATGGCGCGCAGCTTGTCTCCGTCGTGCTTTATGGATCGGCCGTAACGGGAGACTTCGATCCCGAACGATCGAACTATAATGTCCTCGTCATTCTGGAAGCGGTCACTCCGGCCGACCTTCGAGCAGCTCGCCCGCTCATTGAGGAGTGGCAGGCCCAAGGGCACCCGCTGCCGCTGTACTTCACTCGCGAGGAGATGGCCGATGCTTCGGACGTCTTCCCAATGGAGTTCCTCGACATGAGCGCGGCCCATCGCGTCCTTTATGGCGAGGATCCCTTCCTGGGGCTCGCGGTTCCGACTGTCAACCTCCGCCATCAGCTCGAATACGAATTGCGGGGCAAGCTCATCCGGCTGCGGGAACTCTACATCCCGGCGAGCCATAGCGCCGAGC
The genomic region above belongs to Blastocatellia bacterium and contains:
- a CDS encoding nucleotidyltransferase domain-containing protein → MAEELAKLVEGLKAAHGAQLVSVVLYGSAVTGDFDPERSNYNVLVILEAVTPADLRAARPLIEEWQAQGHPLPLYFTREEMADASDVFPMEFLDMSAAHRVLYGEDPFLGLAVPTVNLRHQLEYELRGKLIRLRELYIPASHSAERVTALMADSIVSFVVLFRHVLRLFGISEPPLKRQEV
- a CDS encoding TPM domain-containing protein, giving the protein MFGIRAILIIALVGLALGHLAHGQDFPSPRGYVNDFAGVLDPESQARMEALIRRVRSQMGVEIAIVTVPSLGERPIEDYSIELARRWGIGQKGEDTGLLILVAPNERKWRIEVGYGLEGELPDGLVGEVGRRMVPYFRERKYGEGLELGLQTIVATLAQKRGVTIEDVDASLAYAPERRPARTTGLGLVLLLLVLFIVAFVLAATTGVSRRKGGRALRSRPYRDSDWLWYPIIFSGGGSGGFGGHIGGSSHGWGGFGGGGFGGFGGGSFGGGGASGSW